From Mycobacterium cookii:
TCCGCATCGCCGCCAGCGGGGCGTATTTCCGGGCCGCGGGCATCAACAACGGGCTGACCGCCAGCGAGCTGGGCCTGAGCTACCTGCTGCCGCGAGCCATCGGATCGTCGCGGGCGTTCGAGATCATGCTGACCGGACGCGACATCGACGCCGAGGAAGCCGAGCGGATCGGGCTGATCTCCCGTCACGTCCCGGAAGACGAGCTGCTGGAGACCTGCTTCGCGATGGCCGAGCGGATCGCGGCGTTCTCGCGGCCCGGCGTCGAATTGACCAAACGCACACTGTGGAGTGGACTGGACGCCGCTAGCCTGGAAGGGCACATGCAGGCCGAGGGTCTAGGGCAGCTCTTCGTCCGCCTGCTCACCACCAACTTCGAAGAGGCTGTCGCCGCGCGCGCCGAAAAGCGCCCGCCGGCGTTCACCGACGACAAGTAACCACAGACATCAAGGAGCGACCGTGATCACGGCTACGGACCTCGAGGTCCGCGCTGGCGCGCGCACGTTGCTCTTCGCCGAAGGCCCGGCGCTGCGCATCCAGCCCGGCGACCGCATCGGTCTGGTCGGGCGTAACGGCGCAGGCAAGACCACCACCATGCGCATCCTGGCCGGCGAGGGGGAGCCCTATGCCGGATCGATCACGCGCACCGGCGAGGTCGGCTATCTGCCGCAGGATCCCAAAGAGGGTGACCTCGATGTCCTGGCCCGCGATCGGGTGTTGTCCGCACGCGGCCTGGACACCCTGCTCACCGACCTGGAAAAGCAGCAGGCGCTGATGGCCGAAGTCGCCGACGACGACGCCCGCGATCGGGCGATCCGTCGCTACGGTCAACTCGAGGAACGCTTCTCCGCCCTCGGCGGTTACGGCGCCGAAAGCGAAGCGGGCCGGATCTGCGCGAGCCTCGGACTGCCGGACAGGGTGCTGACCCAGCAGCTGCGGACGCTCTCGGGTGGACAACGCCGTCGCGTGGAGTTGGCGCGAATCCTGTTCGCCGCCAGCGACACTGGCGCGGGCTCGGCCACCACTCTGCTGCTCGACGAGCCGACCAACCACCTCGACGCCGACTCGGTCGGCTGGCTGCGGGATTTCCTGCGCAACCACACCGGCGGCCTGGTGGTGATCAGTCACAACGTGGAGTTGCTGGCCGAGGTGGTGAACCGGGTCTGGTTCCTCGACGCCGTGCGCGGTGAACCCGATGTGTACAACATGGGCTGGCAGAAATACCTCGACGCCCGCGCCACCGACGAACAACGTCGCCGCCGCGAACGCGCCAACGCGGAGAAGAAGGCCACCGCGCTGCGCGCCCAGGCCGCCAAGCTCGGCGCCAAAGCGACCAAAGCCGTTGCGGCACAGAACATGTTGCGCCGTGCCGACCGGATGATGGCGGCCCTCGACGAAGAGCGGGTGGCCGACAAGGTGGCCCGGATCAAATTCCCCAACCCGTCGTCGTGCGGACGGACACCGCTGACCGCGTCCGGGCTGACGAAGACCTACGGCTCGCTGGAGATCTTCACCGGGGTGGATCTGGCGATCGACCGGGGCTCTCGGGTGGTGGTGCTCGGACTCAACGGCGCCGGCAAGACAACGCTGCTGCGGTTGCTGGCCGGTGTCGAGCAGCCCGACGCCGGGTCGATACAGCCCGGGCACGGTTTGAAAATCGGCTATTTCGCGCAGGAGCACGACACCCTCGACGACGGCGCGACGGTGTGGGAGAACATCCGGCACGCCGCACCCGATTCCGGCGAGCAAGACCTCCGCGGCCTGCTCGGCGCGTTTATGTTCAGCGGTAGCCAGCTGGACCAACCGGCCGGAACGCTGTCCGGCGGTGAGAAGACCCGTCTCGCCCTCGCCGGTCTGGTGGCGTCGACGGCCAACGTGTTGCTACTCGACGAGCCGACCAACAACCTCGACCCGGCGTCACGCGAGCAGGTGCTGGACGCACTGCGCAGCTATGCCGGCGCGGTGGTGCTGGTCACCCACGATCCGGGCGCTGCCGAGGCGCTCGATCCGCAACGCGTCGTGCTGTTGCCCGACGGCACCGAGGACCACTGGTCCGAGGAATACCGGGATCTCATCGAGCTGGCCTGACCGCGCCGACGCGCGGTCTTGCCGCTGTCGCAGGCGATTTCGTCAAAGCGGCCCCGCCGGCCGACCCGGCTTTCTACTCTGTGTGGTTTGGGGATCCCGTTCACATGGGGAGGGGCACATGAGGAAATCGAAAAAACCACGCGATCAAGTGCTGAGCGAATTGCGGCACGCCTACGAGGGCGGAGCCAGCATCCGCACTCTGGTCGCGTCGACCGGCAGGTCTTACGGATCGATTCACAGCATGCTGCGCGAGTCCGGCACGACGATGCGCAGCCGCGGCGGGCCCAACCATCGCACCCGGCCGCGCTGACCCGCGGCCACTCAGCGCTGCCGTACCGAACCCTCGACCAGATCGAGCACCGCGGTCAGCAGCTGAGTGTCTTCACCGGACGCCACCTTGGCCACCAGCCCGTCGAGGACCAAGTCCAGGTAGCACTGCAATACGTCACTGGGAATGTCGTCGCGCACCCGCCCGGCCTGCTTCTGCCTGCGCAACCGATCGATCGTCGCTGCGGTGAGCTCTTCTGACCGCTTCGTCCACTCCTTGTTGAACGCCGGATCGTGGCGCAACTTGCGAGCGATCTCCAATCGTGTAGCCAGCCAGTCGAACTGGTCGGGGGCCGCCAGCATGTCGCGCATCACCTGGACCAGACCTTCGCGCGAGGCGACGTCGGCCATCCGCTCGGCATCCTCGTGCGCCAACTCGAAGAACAGCGTGTCCTTGTCGCGGAAGTGGTGGAAGATCGCACCGCGGGACAGGCCGATCGCCTGCTCGAGGCGGCGCACCGTGGCCCCGTCGTAGCCGAACTCGGCGAAGCAACCGCGGGCGCCGTCAAGAATCTGACGGCGCCGGGCCTCCAGATGGTGCTGGCTGACCTTGGGCACGGCCGCTTCGTCTCGAGATCTAGTTCGACTTGAGCATGTTGCGCAGCACGTACTGCAAGATGCCGCCGTTGCGGTAGTAGTCGGCCTCGCCGGGGGTGTCGATGCGCACCACCGCGTCGAATTCGACTACCTTGCCGCCCTCTTTGGCTGCCTTCACATGAACCGTCTTCGGCGTCTTGCCGTTGTTGAGTTCCTCGATGCCGGTGATGTCGAACACCTCAGTGCCGTCCAGACCCAGGTCTCCGGCTGACTTGCCCTCCGGGAACTGCAGCGGGATCACACCCATGCCGATCAGGTTGGACCGGTGGATGCGCTCGAACGACTCGGCGATCACCGCGCGAACACCCAGCAGGCGGGTGCCTTTGGCGGCCCAGTCGCGAGACGAGCCGGAGCCGTACTCCTTGCCGCCCAGGACGACCAGCGGAATGTCTTGTGCCGCATAGTTTTGCGCCGCGTCGTAGATGAAGGCCTGCGGGGCACCGTCCTGGGTGAAGTCGCGGGTGTAGCCACCCGAGACGTCATCGAGCAGCTGGTTACGCAACCGGATGTTGGCGAACGTGCCGCGGATCATCACCTCGTGGTTGCCGCGTCGCGAACCGAAGGAGTTGTAGTCCTTGCGCTCCACACCGTGCTCGTCAAGGTATTGCGCTGCAGGCGTTCCCGGCTTGATGCTGCTGGCGGGGGAGATGTGGTCGGTGGTCACCGAATCGCCCAGCAGCGCGAGCACCCGGGCACCCGTGATGTCGCCGACGGGCTCCGGATCTGCGGGCATGCCCTCGAAGTACGGAGGTTTGCGCACGTACGTCGAATCAGAACCCCACTCAAAGGTGTTGCCGCTCGGAGTCGGCAGGTTGCGCCACCGCTCGTCGCCCTTGAACACGTCGGCGTAGTTGTCGACGAACATCTTCTGGTTGATCGACGAGGCGATGGTGTCCGAGACGTCCTTCTGCGACGGCCAGATGTCTTTGAGGAAGACGTCATTGCCGTCGTTGTCCGTCCCGAGCGGGTCGGAGTCGAAGTCGAAGTCCAGCGATCCGGCCAGCGCATAGGCGACCACCAGCGGCGGCGAGGCCAGGTAGTTCATCTTGACGTCCGGGCTGATCCGGCCTTCGAAGTTCCGGTTGCCCGACAACACCGCGGTCACGGTGAGGTCGTTGTCGTTGATCGCCTTCGAGATCTCCTCGGGCAGCGGGCCGGAGTTACCGATGCACGTGGTGCAGCCGTAGCCGACCAGGAAGAAGCCCAGCTTCTCCAAATACGGCCACAGTCCGGCCTTGTCGTAGTAGGCGGTGACGACCTGTGAGCCCGGTGCCATCGACGTCTTCACCCAGGGCTTCGACGTCAGGCCTTTCTCCACGGCGTTGCGGGCCAGCAGCGCCGCGCCGAGCATCACCTCGGGGTTGGAGGTGTTGGTGCACGACGTGATCGCGGCGATCACCACCGCGCCGTGGTCGAGCACGAACTCACCGCGCTCGTCGGACTTGACGCGCACCGGTTTGGTCACCCGGCCGTTGGCGTTCTTGGCGGCCGAGTGCACCGGGGTGTCGGGCTGGTCATCGGCGTGACCGTTGGTCGGTTGACCCGGGTCGCTGGCCGGGAAGGTCTCGTCGATCGTCTCGTCGAGCTTGGAGTAGTCCTTCTTGTCGGAGCCGTTGCCGACGTAGTCGGGGATCTGCTTACGGAAGGTGGACTTGGCTTCCGACAACACGATTCGGTCCTGTGGCCGCTTGGGGCCGGCGATCGAGGGCACCACCTCGGACAGGTCGAGTTCGAGGTATTCAGAGAACGCCGGCTCGTGCTTGGGGTCATGCCACAGGCCTTGCTCCTTGGCGTAGGCCTCTACCAGGGCAACCTGCTCCGGCTTGCGGCCGGTGAACTTGAGGTAGTCGATGGTCTCCTGGTCGATCGGGAAAATCGCTGCGGTAGAACCGAATTCGGGGCTCATGTTGCCGAGGGTGGCGCGGTTGGCCAACGGCACCTCGGCCACGCCCTCGCCGTAGAACTCGACGAACTTGCCGACGACGCCGTGCTTGCGCAGCTTCTCGGTGACGGTGAGCACGACGTCGGTCGCGGTGACGCCCGGCTTGATCTCGCCGGTCAGCTTGAAGCCGACGACTCGGGGGATGAGCATCGACACCGGCTGACCGAGCATCGCGGCTTCGGCCTCGATGCCGCCGACACCCCAGCCCAGTACGCCGAGGCCGTTGACCATCGTGGTGTGCGAGTCAGTCCCGACGCAGGTGTCGGGGTAGGCCAGCCCATTGCGCGCCATTACGACGCTGGCCAGGTATTCGATGTTGACCTGGTGCACGATGCCGGTGCCCGGCGGCACGACTTTGAAGTCGTCGAATGCGCCCTGGCCCCAGCGCAAGAACTGGTAGCGCTCGCCGTTGCGCTGGTATTCGATCTCGACGTTGCGCTCGAATGCGTCGGCGGTGCCGAACAAGTCGATGATCACCGAGTGGTCGATCACCAGGTCGGCGGGCGCCAACGGGTTGACCTTGTCAGGGTTGCCGCCGAGGTCGGCGACGGCCTCGCGCATGGTGGCGAGGTCGACGATGCAGGGCACGCCGGTGAAGTCCTGCATGACGACGCGTGCGGGCGTGTATTGAATCTCGATGCTGGGCTCGGCTTTGGGGTCCCACTGGGCGATGGCCTCGATGTGGTCCTTGGTGATGTTGCTGCCGTCTTCGTTGCGCAACAGGTTTTCGGCGAGCACTTTCAGGCTGTACGGGAGCTTCTCCGTACCCGAGACCGCGTCCAGCCGGTAGATCTCGTAACTGTCGCCGCCGACCTTCAAGGTGTCGCGGGCTCCGAATGAATTCACCGAATCTTTGCTGCTCACATCAACTCCCGAGATCGTATTCGTCTGTGCCGTGCTTGCGATCGCCGCTGGTTCTACTCGTCGACGGGCCGTGTCGGCGTGCGCCGCCGAGTCTAACAGTACGCTTGTCCTGCAATTCGGCGGCTCCGGAAAACGTCATTTCATCTCCGCCGATTAAAGTCGTCAACCGTGACTACACCGCACCCGCCGCTGTACATACCCGGCGAGATCTGCGGCACGGTCGGCGCCGACCCGGCGAGCAACCCCGATCAGTGTCTGGCGCTCGTCCAGCAGCAGGTCGCTGCCGGCAACATCAGCGCGCCGCCGGCGGTCACGCCGGAGCTGCTGCAGCTGATCGACCGAGCTCATCACGACGGCATCGACCTCAAGATCGTCGTGCTGGACCACAACCCGCCGAACGACACCCCGCTGCGCGACATCGCGACGGTGGTCGGCGCCCAGCACCCGGACGCGACGGTGCTGGTGCTCAGCCCGAACTACGTCGGCAGCTACAGCACCCACTTCCCGCGCGCCACGCTGGAGATCGGCGAGGACAACGCCAAGACCGGCAACACTGTCACCTCGGCACAGAACTTTCTGCACCAACTCGAAACACCGCAGTTTCCGTGGACCGCATTCACCATTGTGCTGTTGCTCGGGGTATTCGCAGCAGTGGCCGGAACGCGTTTCCTGCAATTGCGCGCCCGCCGTGCAGCAACGCCACGGGACATAGCGGA
This genomic window contains:
- a CDS encoding enoyl-CoA hydratase, producing MSLVLVEHPRPQVALITLNRPERMNSMAFDVMVPLKEALETVTYDNSVRVVVLTGAGRGFSSGADHKSAGAVPHVQGLTRPTYALRSMQILDDVILALRRMHQPVIAAVNGAAIGGGLCLALAADIRIAASGAYFRAAGINNGLTASELGLSYLLPRAIGSSRAFEIMLTGRDIDAEEAERIGLISRHVPEDELLETCFAMAERIAAFSRPGVELTKRTLWSGLDAASLEGHMQAEGLGQLFVRLLTTNFEEAVAARAEKRPPAFTDDK
- a CDS encoding ABC-F family ATP-binding cassette domain-containing protein; the protein is MITATDLEVRAGARTLLFAEGPALRIQPGDRIGLVGRNGAGKTTTMRILAGEGEPYAGSITRTGEVGYLPQDPKEGDLDVLARDRVLSARGLDTLLTDLEKQQALMAEVADDDARDRAIRRYGQLEERFSALGGYGAESEAGRICASLGLPDRVLTQQLRTLSGGQRRRVELARILFAASDTGAGSATTLLLDEPTNHLDADSVGWLRDFLRNHTGGLVVISHNVELLAEVVNRVWFLDAVRGEPDVYNMGWQKYLDARATDEQRRRRERANAEKKATALRAQAAKLGAKATKAVAAQNMLRRADRMMAALDEERVADKVARIKFPNPSSCGRTPLTASGLTKTYGSLEIFTGVDLAIDRGSRVVVLGLNGAGKTTLLRLLAGVEQPDAGSIQPGHGLKIGYFAQEHDTLDDGATVWENIRHAAPDSGEQDLRGLLGAFMFSGSQLDQPAGTLSGGEKTRLALAGLVASTANVLLLDEPTNNLDPASREQVLDALRSYAGAVVLVTHDPGAAEALDPQRVVLLPDGTEDHWSEEYRDLIELA
- a CDS encoding helix-turn-helix domain-containing protein, producing the protein MRKSKKPRDQVLSELRHAYEGGASIRTLVASTGRSYGSIHSMLRESGTTMRSRGGPNHRTRPR
- a CDS encoding TetR/AcrR family transcriptional regulator, which gives rise to MPKVSQHHLEARRRQILDGARGCFAEFGYDGATVRRLEQAIGLSRGAIFHHFRDKDTLFFELAHEDAERMADVASREGLVQVMRDMLAAPDQFDWLATRLEIARKLRHDPAFNKEWTKRSEELTAATIDRLRRQKQAGRVRDDIPSDVLQCYLDLVLDGLVAKVASGEDTQLLTAVLDLVEGSVRQR
- a CDS encoding aconitate hydratase, translated to MSSKDSVNSFGARDTLKVGGDSYEIYRLDAVSGTEKLPYSLKVLAENLLRNEDGSNITKDHIEAIAQWDPKAEPSIEIQYTPARVVMQDFTGVPCIVDLATMREAVADLGGNPDKVNPLAPADLVIDHSVIIDLFGTADAFERNVEIEYQRNGERYQFLRWGQGAFDDFKVVPPGTGIVHQVNIEYLASVVMARNGLAYPDTCVGTDSHTTMVNGLGVLGWGVGGIEAEAAMLGQPVSMLIPRVVGFKLTGEIKPGVTATDVVLTVTEKLRKHGVVGKFVEFYGEGVAEVPLANRATLGNMSPEFGSTAAIFPIDQETIDYLKFTGRKPEQVALVEAYAKEQGLWHDPKHEPAFSEYLELDLSEVVPSIAGPKRPQDRIVLSEAKSTFRKQIPDYVGNGSDKKDYSKLDETIDETFPASDPGQPTNGHADDQPDTPVHSAAKNANGRVTKPVRVKSDERGEFVLDHGAVVIAAITSCTNTSNPEVMLGAALLARNAVEKGLTSKPWVKTSMAPGSQVVTAYYDKAGLWPYLEKLGFFLVGYGCTTCIGNSGPLPEEISKAINDNDLTVTAVLSGNRNFEGRISPDVKMNYLASPPLVVAYALAGSLDFDFDSDPLGTDNDGNDVFLKDIWPSQKDVSDTIASSINQKMFVDNYADVFKGDERWRNLPTPSGNTFEWGSDSTYVRKPPYFEGMPADPEPVGDITGARVLALLGDSVTTDHISPASSIKPGTPAAQYLDEHGVERKDYNSFGSRRGNHEVMIRGTFANIRLRNQLLDDVSGGYTRDFTQDGAPQAFIYDAAQNYAAQDIPLVVLGGKEYGSGSSRDWAAKGTRLLGVRAVIAESFERIHRSNLIGMGVIPLQFPEGKSAGDLGLDGTEVFDITGIEELNNGKTPKTVHVKAAKEGGKVVEFDAVVRIDTPGEADYYRNGGILQYVLRNMLKSN
- a CDS encoding Rv1476 family membrane protein, whose translation is MTTPHPPLYIPGEICGTVGADPASNPDQCLALVQQQVAAGNISAPPAVTPELLQLIDRAHHDGIDLKIVVLDHNPPNDTPLRDIATVVGAQHPDATVLVLSPNYVGSYSTHFPRATLEIGEDNAKTGNTVTSAQNFLHQLETPQFPWTAFTIVLLLGVFAAVAGTRFLQLRARRAATPRDIADEPAESAEQGA